From the genome of Sebastes fasciatus isolate fSebFas1 unplaced genomic scaffold, fSebFas1.pri Scaffold_113, whole genome shotgun sequence, one region includes:
- the LOC141763641 gene encoding serum amyloid P-component-like, with translation MAFWLLLLMLTACAAMPTDLSGKMFIFPEETNTANVKLIPALSRLTAITVCLRFKTDLSRNHALFSLATATNNNAFLIFKDSSGDDIDVYVGNANKEFEGQDYKLNTWHSICTTWDAASGLVQLWLDGKSTIKKYFGGPAIVNPIIILGQEQDSHGGRFDRSQSFLGMICDVHVWNYVLSPCEIMRFMNDENYTPGNVVNWSALTSMTTGRVLTEDKQKACEEHKQCPGVLY, from the exons ATGGCGTTTTGGCTTCTCCTTCTGATGCTGACAGCATGTGCTGCAATGCCTACCG aTCTTTCTGGTAAAATGTTCATCTTCCCAGAGGAAACCAACACAGCTAATGTGAAACTGATACCTGCGCTATCACGTCTCACTGCTATAACTGTCTGTCTCAG GTTCAAGACCGATCTCAGCAGAAACCATGCACTATTCTCTCTGGCCACAGCCACGAATAACAATGCCTTCCTGATATTCAAGGACAGTTCAGGTGATGACATTGACGTGTATGTCGGGAATGCAAATAAAGAATTTGAAGGTCAGGACTACAAATTGAACACATGGCACTCCATTTGTACTACATGGGACGCTGCGTCTGGTCTGGTTCAGCTGTGGTTAGATGGAAAGTCAACAATTAAGAAATACTTTGGTGGACCAGCTATTGTAAATCCCATTATCATCCTCGGACAG GAACAGGATTCCCATGGCGGGCGGTTTGACAGGAGTCAGTCTTTCCTTGGCATGATATGTGATGTCCACGTGTGGAACTACGTCCTTTCACCCTGTGAGATCATGCGCTTCATGAATGATGAAAACTACACCCCAGGGAATGTGGTCAACTGGAGTGCGCTGACTAGCATGACCACCGGAAGAGTGCTAACAGAAGATAAACAAAAGGCCTGTGAAGAGCACAAGCAATGCCCAGGTGTTCTCTATTGA